In the genome of Bacillus sp. S3, one region contains:
- a CDS encoding DUF1819 family protein — translation MKVYSGGFTAEHLYRNEVKLVANLQLQGLAKQNIKEKIFDENLFHCRSEAAMKDLFPRVYKRTEKLDNRLREILLKSSRSDCNAILLYAFLKGFKLPYDFVLEVVHYNLKRYKNTVTEGNVLTFFEEKGQQYEEVRNWSEKTRYKLKQVLLKILVDADLLVKNDKEYEIKPISLSKDLRDYVEQHSQSQDLIVLTLND, via the coding sequence ATGAAAGTATATTCGGGCGGATTTACTGCTGAGCACCTTTATAGAAATGAAGTCAAACTAGTTGCTAATTTACAATTACAGGGATTAGCAAAACAGAATATAAAAGAGAAAATATTTGACGAAAATCTCTTTCATTGCCGCAGTGAGGCGGCAATGAAAGATCTATTTCCACGTGTGTATAAACGAACGGAAAAATTAGATAATCGATTACGAGAAATTTTATTAAAGAGTTCGCGATCCGATTGTAACGCCATATTATTATATGCCTTTTTAAAAGGCTTTAAGCTCCCTTATGATTTTGTTTTAGAAGTCGTCCATTATAACTTAAAAAGGTATAAAAACACGGTAACGGAAGGTAATGTGCTGACTTTTTTCGAGGAAAAAGGACAGCAATATGAAGAAGTCCGTAACTGGAGCGAGAAAACAAGGTATAAGCTCAAGCAGGTTTTGTTGAAAATACTAGTAGACGCAGACTTGCTTGTTAAAAACGATAAAGAATATGAAATTAAGCCGATTTCTTTAAGTAAGGACTTAAGGGATTATGTGGAACAACATTCACAAAGCCAAGACTTAATTGTTTTAACATTAAATGATTGA